The Primulina huaijiensis isolate GDHJ02 chromosome 17, ASM1229523v2, whole genome shotgun sequence genome window below encodes:
- the LOC140962793 gene encoding AP-4 complex subunit sigma-like, which translates to MGIRFVLMVNKQGQTRLAQYYEYLTLEERRALEGEIVRKCLVRTGQQCSFVKHRSYKIVYRRYASLFFLVGVDNEENELAILEFIHLLVETMDRHFGNVCELDIMFHLEKAHFMLEEMVMNGCIVETSKANILSPIQLMDKAS; encoded by the exons ATGGGGATAAGATTCGTATTGATGGTAAACAAGCAAGGACAGACCCGTCTAGCTCAGTATTACGAATACCTAACCCTCGAGGAACGACGCGCTCTCGAAGGTGAAATCGTCCGCAAATGTCTCGTCCGCACCGGGCAACAG TGTTCCTTTGTTAAGCATCGAAGCTACAAAATTGTGTATAGGCGATATGCATCACTGTTTTTCCTGGTTGGTGTAGACAATGAGGAA AATGAGCTTGCGATTCTGGAGTTCATACACCTCCTAGTTGAAACTATGGATCGACATTTTGGTAATGTG TGTGAGCTGGACATCATGTTTCATTTGGAGAAAGCACACTTCATGCTGGAAGAAATGGTGATGAACGGTTGTATTGTTGAGACAAGCAAGGCCAATATTCTGTCTCCAATACAGCTAATGGACAAAGCATCATAG